One stretch of Acanthochromis polyacanthus isolate Apoly-LR-REF ecotype Palm Island chromosome 16, KAUST_Apoly_ChrSc, whole genome shotgun sequence DNA includes these proteins:
- the taf1a gene encoding TATA box-binding protein-associated factor RNA polymerase I subunit A, translating to MDDLDRELGPHGPVEDYNDFSDDNVSKGGTNLKRPNVNPAMCKETPRETGFHRSTRICLEQIREAVLHHKWQEAAEYMACYPQLLEDTCLPPAQQNKELLWRISTNILHHHPNSTMEDYNNIYERMKHSGVRHHLMICLEHSFHLLLHGQNEDAKWQLSSAESWRHGKESAAQHQRAELISAYRSLLDYVIWCDKRFSNSDNYFDSDNQGMHDHFRQASLNLKEILKKPGVWDPFILSYVDMLELYDDHEEALKVLNDYAYNNNFPPNPNAHVYLYQYLKRHDASEKNLMRVLKILHVLVPSHELMLDYSTLLLNSENKTDIQKALGIILDMLDFTCWRTNMDVWKCLKTVIQRLEIQEDWENVVCEKMALREDWWPALHFTSFHASKDLEENPELWKVKASLAKVLCPKQALKYTADRVTNGKRT from the exons ATGGATGACTTGGATAGAGAGCTTGGTCCTCATGGACCTGTCGAAGATTACAATGATTTTTCAGATGACAACGTTTCAAAAGGAGGGACGAATTTAAAGCGCCCCAATGTTAATCCTGCCATGTGTAAAG agacGCCACGTGAAACTGGGTTTCACCGGAGTACCAGAATCTGTCTGGAGCAGATCAGAGAAGCCGTACTGCATCATAAATGGCAGGAGGCAGCAGAATATATGGCATGCTACCCCCAATTATTAGAGGACACATGTCTTCCTCCAGCACAGCAGAATAAAGAG CTTCTTTGGAGAATCTCCACTAATATCCTTCATCATCATCCGAACTCAACAATGGAAGATTACAACAACATCTATGAACGAATGAAACATTCTGGAGTCAGACATCATTTAATG aTTTGTCTGGAACATTCTTTCCACCTGCTGCTACACGGTCAGAATGAAGATGCGAAGTGGCAGCTGTCTTCAGCTGAGAGCTGGAGACATGGGAAGGAGTCAGCAGCTCAGCATCAGAGGGCAGAACTGATAAGCGCATACAGGAGCTTGCTGGATTATGTCATCTGGTGTGACAAAAGGTTTTCAAACTCCGACA ATTATTTTGACTCCGACAACCAAGGCATGCATGACCACTTCAGACAGGCTTCGCTGAATCTAAAGGAGATTTTGAAAAAACCTGGTGTCTGGGATCCCTTCATACTGAGTTACGTTGAT ATGCTGGAGCTCTACGATGACCATGAGGAGGCTCTTAAAGTCCTAAATGACTATGCCTATAACAACAATTTCCCACCCAATCCCAATGCACACGTCTATCTGTACCAATACTTAAAGCGGCATGATGCTTCAGAGAAGAACTTGATGAGAGTGTTAAAG ATTCTCCATGTGTTGGTCCCAAGCCATGAGTTAATGTTGGACTACAGCACTCTCCTGCTTAACTCGG AGAACAAAACAGACATCCAGAAAGCTTTAGGCATCATTCTGGACATGCTGGACTTCACCTGCTGGAGGACCAATATGGACGTTTGGAAGTGTTTAAAGACTGTTATTCAGAGACTGGAAATACA AGAGGACTGGGAGAATGTTGTCTGTGAAAAGATGGCTCTGAGAGAAGACTGGTGGCCTGCGCTGCACTTCACAAGCTTCCATGCCAGCAAAGATCTTGAAGAGAACCCTGAGCTTTGGAAAGTGAAGGCATCACTTGCAAAAGTTCTTTGTCCAA aaCAAGCACTTAAGTACACTGCTGATCGTGTAACTAATGGAAAGAGGACTTGA